Proteins from one Pleuronectes platessa chromosome 16, fPlePla1.1, whole genome shotgun sequence genomic window:
- the hlfa gene encoding HLF transcription factor, PAR bZIP family member a isoform X1: MEKMARPLPVSSAFLPPTHGVLKSLLENPLKLPFHHEDGFGKDKEKEKKLEDESSRANNPQSAFLGPTLWDKTLPYDGNNFQLEYMDLEEFLSENGIPANTAQSHHAEQGALPPQAPHQQASPPAPPTPSVVDLSSRATTSVHTGMVPQTSLHSPSTAAALPSARDSPSPIDPETIQVPMAYEPDPADLALSSVPGQEMFDPRKRKFSAEELKPQPMIKKARKVFIPEDLKDDRYWARRRKNNVAAKRSRDARRLKENQIAIRAGFLEKENGALRMEVADLRKELGRCKNIVAKYEARHGGL, encoded by the exons ATGGAGAAAATGGCCAGACCTCTCCCCGTCAGTTCGGCGTTCCTGCCGCCGACCCACGGCGTGCTGAAGTCTCTGCTGGAGAACCCGCTCAAGCTGCCTTTCCACCATGAAGACG GATTTGGGAAagacaaggagaaagagaagaagctggaggatgAGAGCAGCAGGGCCAATAACCCGCAGTCGGCCTTCCTCGGGCCGACACTCTGGGACAAGACCCTGCCCTACGATGGCAACAACTTTCAGCTGGAGTACATGGACCTGGAGGAGTTCCTGTCAGAGAACGGCATCCCCGCCAACACGGCCCAGAGCCACCATGCTGAGCAGGGGGCGCTGCCACCGCAGGCGCCCCACCAGCAGGCCTCGCCGCCAGCCCCGCCCACGCCTTCCGTGGTGGACCTCAGCAGCCGCGCCACCACTTCAGTTCACACGGGCATGGTGCCTCAGACCAGCCTTCACAGCCCCAGCACAGCAG cagcactgCCCTCAGCCCGGGACAGCCCCAGCCCAATTGACCCAGAGACCATTCAGGTGCCAATGGCCTATGAGCCTGACCCGGCAGACCTGGCGCTGTCCAGCGTGCCTGGCCAGGAAATGTTCGACCCCAGGAAACGCAAGTTCTCAGCTGAGGAGCTGAAGCCACAGCCCATGATCAAAAAAGCCCGCAAGGTCTTCATCCCAGAGGACCTGAAG GATGACAGGTACTGGGCTCGGCGCAGAAAGAACAACGTGGCGGCTAAGCGCTCACGGGACGCCCGCCGGCTGAAGGAGAACCAGATCGCCATCCGCGCTGGCTtcctggagaaggagaacggcGCTCTCCGCATGGAGGTAGCGGACTTGAGGAAGGAGCTTGGCCGCTGCAAGAACATTGTGGCCAAATACGAGGCCCGACATGGGGGCCTGtga
- the hlfa gene encoding HLF transcription factor, PAR bZIP family member a isoform X2, translating to MEKMARPLPVSSAFLPPTHGVLKSLLENPLKLPFHHEDGFGKDKEKEKKLEDESSRANNPQSAFLGPTLWDKTLPYDGNNFQLEYMDLEEFLSENGIPANTAQSHHAEQGALPPQAPHQQASPPAPPTPSVVDLSSRATTSVHTGMVPQTSLHSPSTAALPSARDSPSPIDPETIQVPMAYEPDPADLALSSVPGQEMFDPRKRKFSAEELKPQPMIKKARKVFIPEDLKDDRYWARRRKNNVAAKRSRDARRLKENQIAIRAGFLEKENGALRMEVADLRKELGRCKNIVAKYEARHGGL from the exons ATGGAGAAAATGGCCAGACCTCTCCCCGTCAGTTCGGCGTTCCTGCCGCCGACCCACGGCGTGCTGAAGTCTCTGCTGGAGAACCCGCTCAAGCTGCCTTTCCACCATGAAGACG GATTTGGGAAagacaaggagaaagagaagaagctggaggatgAGAGCAGCAGGGCCAATAACCCGCAGTCGGCCTTCCTCGGGCCGACACTCTGGGACAAGACCCTGCCCTACGATGGCAACAACTTTCAGCTGGAGTACATGGACCTGGAGGAGTTCCTGTCAGAGAACGGCATCCCCGCCAACACGGCCCAGAGCCACCATGCTGAGCAGGGGGCGCTGCCACCGCAGGCGCCCCACCAGCAGGCCTCGCCGCCAGCCCCGCCCACGCCTTCCGTGGTGGACCTCAGCAGCCGCGCCACCACTTCAGTTCACACGGGCATGGTGCCTCAGACCAGCCTTCACAGCCCCAGCACAGCAG cactgCCCTCAGCCCGGGACAGCCCCAGCCCAATTGACCCAGAGACCATTCAGGTGCCAATGGCCTATGAGCCTGACCCGGCAGACCTGGCGCTGTCCAGCGTGCCTGGCCAGGAAATGTTCGACCCCAGGAAACGCAAGTTCTCAGCTGAGGAGCTGAAGCCACAGCCCATGATCAAAAAAGCCCGCAAGGTCTTCATCCCAGAGGACCTGAAG GATGACAGGTACTGGGCTCGGCGCAGAAAGAACAACGTGGCGGCTAAGCGCTCACGGGACGCCCGCCGGCTGAAGGAGAACCAGATCGCCATCCGCGCTGGCTtcctggagaaggagaacggcGCTCTCCGCATGGAGGTAGCGGACTTGAGGAAGGAGCTTGGCCGCTGCAAGAACATTGTGGCCAAATACGAGGCCCGACATGGGGGCCTGtga